GATCGCGCGCTTTGGGTGAGTGTCGCCGCACTCATGGCGTTGTTAACGGCTTCGTGGAATGCGTCGGCGGACTGCGTTAAGCGAGCGCTGGCGTAGTCGAGATTTTTCTGATATTCGCCAGCTTTCTCGCGGGCGATCGCAAAATTATCGAGATTTTTCGGAACGCGCTGCATTAAGGCGATCGCGGTTTGCCAATCGCTCACCACAAGCTGCCATTCCGATTGCGATTGCGCCGTTTGCGTTAAGACTGCTGCTTTCGTGGCGTGATTGACGGCTTCGCGGAATGCTTCTTCGTTCTTAACATTGGGGACGGGAGCGGCACCGGGAATGAAAGCGGTACTCGGACGGGTGGTTAAGCGCGCGATCGCTTCAATCGTCACCACGCCCACACCAAACGCCATCAAACCCAGCATCGCCATCGGCAGCAAGCGTCCGCCATTACGAGCGCCCGACGATTTGGCCGGTAGCGCCCGCGCGGGTTGCGAGGATGCCTCCAAGCTGCGATCTTCAGTCCCTTCGGGCAATGCAACCGCTAGTTCCTCGGAGTTGCTTGCATCTTCAAAAGCAATGGGAGGAATTTCAGCGGTTGCTTGGAAGTTCACAGCACCGGATTGTCGAGCGCGCGCGATTTTTTCTTGCAACCAAGCCTCGAATAATTCATCCAAGAGGCGCTGGCGCATTTTTTCGTCAAACTGAGCGGGAATGTAGCGTTCCAAACGCACGATCGTCAGCCATTTATCGATGCGCAGCGGCGGCGAGATTTGCCCCGGCTGGCTGACTTTTAAAACTTGAGCGAGTTTGGGATGAAGGTTGTTGAGTTCGATGGGGCCGACTAATCCGTTGGTGTGAGCTTCTGGACCTTGGGAATATTGGCTGGCGAGGCGAGCGAAGGAGGCTTCTCCTTCTTGGAGGCGGAAATAGATCTCTTGAATGATTTCTACGTCTTCGCTTTGGATCAGGGAGAATAAGACGCGATCGAGTTGTTCGCGGCAGTTGTAGAAAGTCGTTTCGACGCGATCGCCCCAAGTTTCTTCTTTAAAGCGTTCGAGTTTGAGTTGCCGGGGCGCAATCGCTTGCACCTTTTGAGGGGAGATGCCGTAATTTTCTGGTTTTTGGGCGATTTTTTCGCAATAACGCTGAAGTTCTTCTGCGCTCGGCTCGATCGGGACAATCGCTTGCTCGATATAAAATTCGCGTAAGAGTTGAGGCAGAAGTTGGGAAGATTTTAATAGGGAAACAAATTGTTCGGCAGCAATTTGCTGGTTTCCGACTTGGAGGATCGCACTCATTTCACACCTCAAAGAACGCACAACGATCGACAGGTTAGCTCAGTTTTACTTTATCCTAACTTCCCACCTTTGGAGTGTCGGAGTTTTCAGGATTTAACATTTCAGCACCCTCTCTTTGCCCTCATCTATAGTAAACGAGTTGGAGGGCTTAGCGATCGCGCAGCGCTCAATTTCGAGCGATTATTGCCGACGGGCGAGTTGTTGTTTGGCTAGCTCCCCGAGGATGTGTAGGGCGCGCTCGATCTCGTCGCTCCAAGGCAAACCGCCGTTTAAACGCAGGCAGTTGCTATAGCTGCCCGACGGGGAGAAAATCGCGCCCGGAGCGATGCTGATCCGGTGTGGCAAGGCTTCCTGGTACAGGAGCATGGAATCGAATTCCGGGGGAAGTTCCAGCCACAAAACGTGGCCGCCCTCCGGACGAGTGATGCGGGTTTGGGCGGGAAAGTGTTCGCAAACGGCTTGGCGCAGGCGGGCGATCTGGGATTGGTAGGCATGGCGCAGGCGGCGCAGGTGGCGATCGCAACCGCCGTTGGCGAAGAAGGCAGCGACGGCAAGTTGGGGCGCGATCGCCGTCATCACGTTCGTGACTATTTTTAACTGTTCGACTCGCGTTTGGTAGCGTCCGGGAACCGACCAACCGACGCGCAATCCCGGCGATAGGGTTTTACTGACGGAGGAACAGTAGAGGACGCGCCCTTCGGTATCGAAGGCTTTAATGGCTTTTGGGCGCGTGCCTTTAAAGTATAAATCGCCATAAACATCATCTTCTATTAAGGGAATATCGTAGCGATTCAGTAATTCTACGAGTTGCTTTTTTTTTGCGTCGCTCATGCAACTGCCGAGGGGGTTGCTGAAGTTGGAAACTAAGGCACAAGCAGCGATTTGTTTGCGGGCGAGGGCGGTTTCGAGGCGATCGAGGCAAATTCCATCGCGCGGATGGGTGGGCAGTTCTAAGGCGTTGAGGTAGAGCGGTTCAAAAACGTCCATTAATCCGTAATAACTCGGAGATTCAATCGCGATCGTGTCGCCCGGTTTGGTAACGGCTTTCAGGGAAAGGTACATCGATTCCGTAGTGCCGTTGGTGATGACGATTTCTTCCGGTGCGAGGGAGCAACCCGCATCCATTAAGCGTTTGGCGACTTCGCGGCGCAGCACCTCGCTTCCGGGCGGCGCGTCGTATCCGTGGACGGTTTCGGGTTGCGATCGCATTACTTGTCCCATTAAGCGGTTGAGAGCGGCGATCGGGAATAGTTCTGGCGAGGGAACCGCAGCCCCCAATTGCACGATGTCGGGTTCGTGCATCAGTTTGCGGATGCGGAAAGCGAGGGAGGTATCGACGGGATAGACCTGTTTGGGGGGATTTGAAGGGGCGGGTTCGTTGGGAATGGCGGTAGCGTTGGCTTTGACGTAGTATCCCGACTGCGGGCGCGCGCCGATCTCA
The sequence above is a segment of the Oscillatoria sp. FACHB-1406 genome. Coding sequences within it:
- a CDS encoding peptidylprolyl isomerase; its protein translation is MSAILQVGNQQIAAEQFVSLLKSSQLLPQLLREFYIEQAIVPIEPSAEELQRYCEKIAQKPENYGISPQKVQAIAPRQLKLERFKEETWGDRVETTFYNCREQLDRVLFSLIQSEDVEIIQEIYFRLQEGEASFARLASQYSQGPEAHTNGLVGPIELNNLHPKLAQVLKVSQPGQISPPLRIDKWLTIVRLERYIPAQFDEKMRQRLLDELFEAWLQEKIARARQSGAVNFQATAEIPPIAFEDASNSEELAVALPEGTEDRSLEASSQPARALPAKSSGARNGGRLLPMAMLGLMAFGVGVVTIEAIARLTTRPSTAFIPGAAPVPNVKNEEAFREAVNHATKAAVLTQTAQSQSEWQLVVSDWQTAIALMQRVPKNLDNFAIAREKAGEYQKNLDYASARLTQSADAFHEAVNNAMSAATLTQSARSTEEWQTVAERWQKAISFMQAVPDNNPKYEVARDRIGEYQKNLDYAQSRATKS
- a CDS encoding PLP-dependent aminotransferase family protein → MNVKLPEKTDSKNLYEQVAERIEALILEGTLQPGDRLPSVRKLHHQLSVSISTVLEAYRLLEDRGEIGARPQSGYYVKANATAIPNEPAPSNPPKQVYPVDTSLAFRIRKLMHEPDIVQLGAAVPSPELFPIAALNRLMGQVMRSQPETVHGYDAPPGSEVLRREVAKRLMDAGCSLAPEEIVITNGTTESMYLSLKAVTKPGDTIAIESPSYYGLMDVFEPLYLNALELPTHPRDGICLDRLETALARKQIAACALVSNFSNPLGSCMSDAKKKQLVELLNRYDIPLIEDDVYGDLYFKGTRPKAIKAFDTEGRVLYCSSVSKTLSPGLRVGWSVPGRYQTRVEQLKIVTNVMTAIAPQLAVAAFFANGGCDRHLRRLRHAYQSQIARLRQAVCEHFPAQTRITRPEGGHVLWLELPPEFDSMLLYQEALPHRISIAPGAIFSPSGSYSNCLRLNGGLPWSDEIERALHILGELAKQQLARRQ